A region of Armatimonadota bacterium DNA encodes the following proteins:
- a CDS encoding penicillin-binding protein 2, which translates to MARKSFSLGQRGRILFALLALGYSIIGVRLAWIQVVRRGAYQALADRYHLRTIVIPAKRGVIKDRNGELLAINADAGSVSIDPSFYWNPAKWPVERLQPVEGGKKGRRRVETRVQPDRDAAAKTIADTLQMDFAEVRPKLDKRTEFVYLKRHVSLDNIRRADAAQILGLRIDDEPKRMYPMGSLAAHILGFTNSEGVGQYGMELVCDRLLARKDGSEVQEVDRKGRIIPGTLRSEKDPLDGASVTLTIDARIQQVAERELGRACDQYKAIGGTCTVVDPNTGEILAMANYPRFDPNQPYKVTAKDENGRPRPDMVWKAHAVTDNYEPGSTMKGITASAAVNEHAVSLTERFNCPQQIRIGSHTIHDVTHGTGAFGMLDLAGILAHSSNVGMSQVGLRLGAARLDKYVHAFGLLDRTGIEVPGEGRSGLPPASSWARHFTATIAFGQSISFTPLRLVMAYGAIANGGTLLKPSIIKRIERPATANTPAQSEERKPQSVRRVITPETARTMTALLSNVVTDGTGKPAKIRGYQLVGKTGSAQKVVHGRYESGKFIASFIGFLPRDKPRAVILVTVDEPKGTHWGATAAAPVFREVARQTMWYLNVPPDDPSDRFDGSEPRTWPVTGRKRTARR; encoded by the coding sequence ATGGCGCGCAAGTCGTTCAGCCTCGGCCAAAGGGGACGCATCCTCTTCGCCCTCCTCGCACTGGGCTATTCAATCATTGGTGTGCGCCTCGCCTGGATCCAGGTGGTCAGGCGAGGCGCATACCAGGCCCTCGCAGACCGTTACCATCTCCGCACCATCGTCATCCCGGCCAAACGCGGTGTGATTAAGGACCGGAATGGCGAACTGCTGGCCATCAACGCCGACGCCGGTTCGGTGAGCATCGACCCTTCGTTTTACTGGAATCCCGCCAAATGGCCGGTCGAACGCTTGCAGCCGGTTGAGGGCGGAAAAAAGGGCCGCAGGCGAGTTGAGACTCGCGTCCAGCCCGACCGGGATGCGGCCGCAAAGACCATCGCGGACACCCTGCAAATGGACTTCGCCGAGGTGCGCCCGAAACTGGACAAGCGAACGGAGTTCGTCTACCTAAAACGCCACGTGTCACTGGACAACATCCGCCGCGCCGATGCCGCCCAGATTCTGGGCCTGCGCATCGACGATGAACCGAAGCGAATGTACCCGATGGGAAGCCTTGCCGCCCATATCCTCGGGTTCACCAACTCGGAAGGCGTTGGGCAGTACGGCATGGAACTTGTGTGCGACAGACTCCTCGCCCGGAAAGACGGTTCCGAAGTGCAGGAAGTCGACCGCAAGGGGCGTATCATCCCGGGCACTCTCCGCTCGGAAAAGGACCCCCTCGACGGCGCAAGCGTAACCCTCACGATCGACGCGAGGATACAACAGGTCGCGGAACGCGAACTGGGCCGCGCATGCGACCAGTACAAGGCCATTGGTGGAACCTGCACCGTGGTTGACCCGAATACCGGCGAAATCCTCGCCATGGCCAACTATCCGCGTTTCGACCCTAATCAGCCCTACAAGGTGACGGCAAAGGATGAGAACGGCCGGCCGCGCCCCGATATGGTGTGGAAAGCGCACGCGGTTACGGACAACTATGAGCCCGGTTCAACCATGAAGGGCATCACGGCGTCCGCGGCGGTGAATGAACACGCCGTCTCGCTGACCGAACGCTTCAATTGCCCGCAGCAGATCCGGATCGGATCGCACACCATCCACGACGTTACCCATGGGACGGGCGCGTTCGGCATGCTCGACCTCGCCGGAATCCTCGCCCACTCCAGCAACGTAGGCATGTCACAGGTGGGATTGCGTCTCGGCGCCGCCCGCCTTGACAAATACGTCCACGCGTTTGGCCTGCTGGACAGGACCGGCATCGAGGTTCCCGGTGAAGGCCGTTCGGGCCTTCCGCCTGCATCGAGTTGGGCCCGTCATTTTACGGCGACCATCGCTTTCGGGCAAAGCATCAGTTTCACGCCATTGCGGCTCGTGATGGCGTACGGCGCAATCGCAAATGGCGGCACCCTTCTGAAGCCGAGCATCATCAAGCGGATTGAGAGGCCCGCAACCGCGAACACCCCGGCCCAATCCGAGGAGCGCAAGCCGCAAAGCGTCCGCCGCGTGATTACACCGGAAACCGCGCGAACGATGACAGCGCTTCTCTCAAACGTAGTGACCGACGGAACCGGCAAGCCCGCCAAAATCCGGGGGTATCAACTTGTCGGCAAGACCGGATCCGCGCAGAAAGTGGTCCACGGGCGCTACGAATCCGGAAAGTTCATCGCTTCTTTCATCGGTTTCCTGCCACGCGACAAGCCCCGCGCCGTGATCCTCGTAACGGTGGACGAGCCGAAGGGTACTCACTGGGGCGCCACCGCGGCGGCGCCGGTGTTCCGGGAAGTGGCGCGCCAGACGATGTGGTACCTGAACGTCCCGCCGGACGATCCATCCGACCGCTTTGACGGCAGCGAGCCAAGGACCTGGCCGGTAACGGGCAGGAAGCGCACCGCTCGTCGCTGA
- a CDS encoding DMT family transporter: MPPPFHLMSRRAVGMVLVTLSAAAYGCNPILVKIALRANTGPATLLSIRYGIAAVCLLALMALRREAFPRGRALGALVLLGALGNMGHSGLYLLALSKAPAASVAILLFVYPALVTLMAACFLKDHIPALKWIAVVVALSGAMLAVGHGPGAMTVGSLLALAAATWYAAYIVVSSRITERYTTLASTTVVVASSAAIFLIATLVTEVRPPTTTAGWAAATGTAIVGTVIAILSFFGGLSRVGPVTTSTMGTLEPIVTVVLAAAVLGEHLTPIQFLGGVMVLGAVFLLSHADGRNERLPALDT; encoded by the coding sequence ATGCCACCGCCCTTCCATCTGATGTCCCGGCGCGCGGTCGGGATGGTCCTCGTCACGCTTTCCGCGGCGGCGTACGGGTGCAATCCCATTCTCGTCAAGATTGCGCTGCGTGCGAACACAGGCCCGGCGACGCTGTTGTCGATCAGGTACGGCATTGCCGCGGTCTGCCTGCTGGCGTTGATGGCGTTGCGACGCGAGGCCTTCCCACGGGGTCGTGCGTTGGGTGCGCTGGTCCTGTTGGGCGCCCTTGGCAACATGGGGCATTCGGGGCTATACCTTCTAGCCCTGTCAAAGGCTCCAGCCGCTTCGGTTGCGATCCTGCTATTTGTTTACCCGGCCCTCGTCACGCTCATGGCAGCGTGCTTCCTCAAAGATCACATACCGGCGCTCAAGTGGATTGCCGTCGTGGTGGCTCTTTCGGGCGCGATGCTTGCCGTCGGGCACGGACCAGGCGCAATGACGGTCGGAAGTCTCCTGGCGTTGGCCGCTGCCACGTGGTATGCCGCCTATATAGTGGTCAGCAGCCGGATAACAGAGAGGTACACCACTCTCGCCTCGACGACCGTGGTCGTCGCGTCATCGGCGGCTATCTTCCTCATCGCGACGCTTGTGACGGAAGTAAGACCGCCCACGACCACCGCCGGGTGGGCGGCAGCCACCGGCACGGCGATCGTTGGGACAGTCATCGCGATACTGTCGTTCTTCGGCGGGCTAAGCCGGGTTGGTCCGGTCACAACCTCTACCATGGGGACGCTGGAGCCAATAGTCACAGTGGTGTTGGCGGCGGCTGTGCTGGGCGAGCACCTGACGCCCATCCAGTTCCTGGGCGGCGTGATGGTCCTGGGCGCGGTGTTCTTGCTTTCGCATGCCGATGGCCGAAACGAGAGATTGCCCGCGCTCGACACATAA
- a CDS encoding PIG-L family deacetylase, producing the protein MMADNYVLAVGAHCGDMEISAGMVVAKLARLGKRTVFLHLTPGEKGHKTLSPDAYAAQKRREAVAAAEAFGGEALFLPYKDGELPADEALKFQIADIIREVRPKVLLAHWTGSMHKDHTAAGEVIPDAVFYAAIRGFERPLPAHGVVRTYYTENWEDPIDFRPELFAEVEQQDVDLWEQACRKYALFDGGVSDFDYLTYYRSLARVRGLEIMSPTGLAQAFGLPPLSRRRRVSEI; encoded by the coding sequence ATGATGGCTGACAACTACGTTCTGGCGGTAGGCGCGCACTGCGGAGACATGGAGATCAGCGCCGGAATGGTCGTCGCCAAGCTGGCCCGCCTGGGCAAGCGGACCGTATTCCTGCACCTCACGCCGGGCGAGAAAGGCCACAAGACGCTTTCCCCGGATGCCTACGCCGCGCAGAAGCGCAGGGAAGCCGTGGCGGCGGCCGAAGCGTTCGGCGGCGAAGCGCTCTTCCTCCCGTATAAGGACGGCGAACTCCCGGCGGACGAAGCGCTCAAGTTCCAGATCGCCGACATCATCCGCGAGGTTAGACCGAAGGTCCTGCTGGCGCACTGGACCGGTTCCATGCACAAGGACCATACCGCGGCCGGCGAGGTGATCCCGGACGCGGTTTTCTACGCTGCTATCAGGGGTTTTGAGCGTCCCCTGCCCGCCCACGGCGTCGTTCGCACCTATTACACCGAGAACTGGGAAGATCCCATCGATTTCAGGCCTGAGCTCTTTGCGGAGGTCGAACAGCAAGACGTCGACCTTTGGGAGCAAGCCTGCCGGAAATACGCGCTCTTCGACGGCGGGGTCAGCGATTTCGACTACCTCACCTACTACCGCAGCCTGGCCCGCGTCCGCGGGCTGGAGATCATGTCGCCGACCGGCCTGGCGCAGGCGTTTGGCCTCCCCCCTCTTTCGCGCCGCCGCCGGGTATCGGAGATCTGA
- a CDS encoding sodium-translocating pyrophosphatase: MTERKTLPLTGMLRPLSMLVSFFLLLAATGKSFAGESDVTLPPIEGSNFNVLLLILGCAIVALLVGWGIAASVKKLSAGSPAMQEVQKAIQDGAMAYLGQQIKAMLPLVVIITIGLFFMYKPVYIEQAVKSGQGEGYGLFLAFGVAIAFLLGVTCSYIAGFAGMKMAVQGNARVANAALTSFKLALETAFKSGAVAGMVTVGMGLAGAAIIFMIFKQDAMKVLVGFGFGGSLAALFMRVGGGIFTKAADVGADLVGKVEAGIPEDDPRNAATIADNVGDNVGDCAGMAADVFESYEVTLVAAIILGAATAASVFGGGVIGGQMALKLVMYALMVRGVGVIASIIGIFSVHGKDDIKMNPMQPISRGFLIAIIASLAGFAIVSYFYMGGADPSGAIKSSTGVVFPWYSFFFANSLGIALSFVIEKITDHFTGVDKRPVTDIANAARTGPATIILTGFAQGLESSVWSALAICVTIITSTVLFHGNAEMSMYGIALTGLGLLATTGFILAEDTYGPIADNANGIFEMSGALKDEEAKGNFNPGKIVNRLDMVGNTTKALTKGFAIATAVIAAVALFRSFMTDAQLTNIRIDIPIVFVGALIGASVPFLFSSFAINAVSRAAQLLIFEVRRQFREKPGIMAGTEKPDYAKCVSIVTAAAQKELISPGILAVATPVIVGFGLGAEALGGYLAGAILSAQLLAVMLSNSGGAWDNAKKKIEDGFLGGKGTDAHKAAVVGDTVGDPFKDTAGPALNPLIKVMNLVAVLMAPVIVVIERAANASGNHTTQIVVCVVAGIFLLGAIFWSKRAGDDIIAS, from the coding sequence GTGACTGAACGCAAGACCCTCCCCCTGACCGGCATGCTCCGTCCGCTGAGTATGCTTGTCAGTTTCTTCCTGTTGCTTGCAGCGACAGGCAAATCATTCGCCGGGGAATCCGACGTAACTCTGCCTCCCATTGAAGGAAGCAACTTCAATGTCCTGCTTCTGATCCTCGGATGCGCGATCGTCGCGCTGCTCGTTGGCTGGGGCATCGCCGCCAGCGTGAAGAAGCTTTCGGCCGGTTCGCCGGCCATGCAGGAAGTCCAGAAGGCCATCCAGGATGGCGCGATGGCGTACCTCGGCCAGCAGATCAAAGCGATGTTGCCGCTCGTGGTCATCATCACGATCGGCCTGTTCTTCATGTACAAGCCTGTCTATATCGAACAGGCCGTCAAGTCCGGTCAGGGCGAGGGCTACGGCCTGTTCCTGGCCTTCGGCGTTGCCATCGCCTTCCTGCTCGGCGTTACGTGCTCTTACATCGCCGGATTCGCGGGTATGAAGATGGCGGTTCAGGGCAACGCCCGGGTGGCGAATGCCGCGCTCACATCCTTCAAGCTGGCTCTTGAGACCGCGTTCAAGAGCGGCGCCGTGGCCGGAATGGTCACCGTCGGAATGGGTCTGGCGGGCGCCGCGATCATCTTTATGATCTTCAAGCAGGACGCGATGAAGGTCCTGGTCGGCTTCGGTTTCGGCGGTTCTCTGGCTGCCCTCTTCATGCGCGTCGGCGGCGGCATCTTCACGAAGGCCGCGGACGTTGGCGCCGACCTGGTCGGCAAGGTTGAAGCCGGCATTCCGGAAGACGACCCGCGCAACGCGGCGACGATCGCGGACAACGTTGGTGACAACGTTGGCGACTGCGCCGGTATGGCGGCGGACGTCTTCGAATCTTACGAAGTTACCCTGGTTGCCGCCATTATCCTCGGCGCCGCGACGGCCGCTTCGGTATTCGGCGGCGGCGTAATCGGCGGCCAGATGGCCTTGAAACTCGTCATGTACGCCCTGATGGTCCGCGGAGTCGGCGTCATCGCCTCCATCATCGGCATTTTCTCCGTACACGGCAAAGACGACATCAAGATGAACCCGATGCAGCCGATCAGCCGTGGCTTCCTCATCGCCATCATCGCGTCGCTTGCGGGCTTCGCCATCGTGTCCTACTTCTACATGGGTGGCGCGGACCCGTCCGGAGCGATCAAATCCAGCACCGGCGTGGTCTTCCCGTGGTATTCGTTCTTCTTCGCCAACAGTCTGGGAATTGCGCTCTCCTTCGTGATTGAGAAGATCACCGACCACTTCACCGGCGTTGACAAGCGCCCGGTCACCGATATCGCCAACGCGGCCCGCACAGGCCCGGCGACGATCATCCTCACGGGTTTCGCGCAGGGCCTCGAGTCCTCGGTGTGGAGCGCGCTCGCCATCTGTGTAACCATCATCACCAGCACCGTCCTCTTCCACGGCAACGCCGAGATGTCCATGTACGGTATCGCACTGACGGGCCTCGGCCTGCTGGCGACCACCGGCTTCATCCTGGCGGAAGACACCTACGGCCCGATCGCCGACAACGCAAACGGCATCTTCGAGATGTCCGGCGCGCTGAAGGACGAAGAAGCCAAGGGCAACTTCAACCCCGGCAAGATCGTCAATCGCCTCGACATGGTCGGCAACACAACCAAGGCGCTCACTAAGGGCTTCGCCATCGCCACCGCCGTCATCGCCGCCGTTGCCTTGTTCCGCTCGTTTATGACGGACGCCCAACTCACGAATATCCGAATCGATATTCCCATCGTCTTCGTCGGCGCCCTCATCGGCGCTTCGGTTCCCTTCCTCTTCTCGTCGTTCGCCATCAACGCGGTCTCCCGCGCGGCCCAGCTACTCATCTTTGAAGTGCGCCGCCAGTTCCGCGAGAAGCCGGGCATTATGGCCGGCACCGAGAAGCCGGACTACGCGAAATGCGTCTCTATCGTGACCGCCGCCGCGCAGAAGGAACTGATCTCCCCGGGGATCCTCGCTGTCGCCACTCCGGTAATCGTGGGATTCGGCCTCGGTGCGGAAGCGCTAGGTGGATACCTCGCCGGCGCCATCCTCAGCGCGCAGCTTCTCGCTGTGATGCTGTCCAACTCCGGTGGAGCGTGGGACAACGCCAAGAAGAAGATCGAAGACGGCTTCCTGGGTGGCAAGGGCACCGATGCCCATAAGGCCGCCGTCGTCGGCGACACGGTTGGCGACCCGTTCAAGGATACCGCCGGCCCGGCCCTGAACCCGTTGATTAAGGTTATGAACCTTGTGGCGGTCCTGATGGCGCCGGTCATCGTGGTGATCGAGCGGGCGGCAAATGCCTCCGGCAATCACACGACGCAGATCGTCGTCTGCGTTGTCGCCGGCATCTTCCTGCTGGGCGCCATCTTCTGGAGCAAGCGCGCCGGAGATGACATCATCGCGTCATAG
- a CDS encoding Fe-S cluster assembly protein IscX, translated as MKSGGRQWDIPLPASCFFVSRPRTLAPCLPPPGFSILLTMYTWTDHLEVGRILAQMYPDDDPWTMSFQDLKARTLTVPEFNGNEDDDIEDYELEGIQSAWGWGKE; from the coding sequence ATGAAATCAGGAGGCAGGCAGTGGGATATCCCACTGCCTGCCTCCTGTTTCTTCGTCTCCCGTCCCCGCACCCTCGCCCCTTGCCTCCCGCCTCCTGGCTTCAGTATCCTGCTTACTATGTACACTTGGACCGATCACCTCGAAGTGGGCCGTATCCTCGCCCAGATGTATCCCGACGACGACCCGTGGACGATGTCATTCCAGGACCTCAAAGCGCGCACCCTCACCGTGCCGGAATTCAACGGCAATGAGGATGATGATATTGAGGACTACGAACTGGAAGGCATCCAATCCGCCTGGGGCTGGGGCAAGGAGTAG
- a CDS encoding SDR family oxidoreductase gives MADRYALVTGASRGIGAAIAFRLASDGYKVLAHCSRLGAGARLMADLPGEGHGVVAVDLLESKAVEGLSAAVEEPLSLLVHNAGIYQPSPCDGADLTVWREAWRRQFQVNLFSAADLTFAFLDRLEEGGGSVVHIASRAGHRGEAGFSAYAASKAAMINLTKSLSIELAPRGIGVFAVAPGWVRTDMAAEALSARGDAICSEIPQGRVAEPEDVANVVAFLAQPESRYLSGICVDVNGGSYLR, from the coding sequence ATGGCTGATCGCTACGCGCTCGTCACCGGCGCTTCGCGAGGAATAGGCGCCGCGATAGCATTCCGGCTCGCGAGTGACGGTTACAAGGTCCTGGCTCATTGCTCGCGCTTAGGCGCGGGAGCACGGTTGATGGCCGATCTTCCCGGCGAAGGGCACGGCGTCGTGGCGGTCGACCTGCTCGAATCGAAGGCCGTGGAAGGCCTGTCGGCGGCGGTGGAGGAGCCGCTGTCACTCCTGGTCCACAACGCAGGGATCTACCAGCCGAGTCCGTGTGATGGCGCAGACCTGACCGTGTGGAGAGAGGCGTGGCGCCGGCAGTTCCAGGTGAACCTCTTTTCGGCGGCGGACCTTACGTTCGCGTTCCTCGATCGTTTGGAGGAGGGTGGGGGATCGGTCGTCCACATTGCCAGCCGTGCCGGCCACCGCGGGGAAGCGGGCTTTTCGGCCTACGCGGCGTCCAAGGCCGCGATGATCAACCTCACGAAGAGCCTGTCCATCGAGCTCGCGCCGAGAGGAATCGGAGTCTTTGCCGTAGCACCCGGATGGGTGCGTACCGATATGGCGGCGGAAGCGTTGTCGGCGCGCGGTGACGCGATATGCTCGGAGATCCCCCAAGGGCGCGTGGCTGAACCGGAAGACGTCGCGAATGTCGTCGCGTTCCTCGCACAGCCCGAAAGCCGATACCTGAGCGGTATCTGCGTGGACGTTAACGGCGGGTCATATCTTCGGTAA
- a CDS encoding YqeG family HAD IIIA-type phosphatase, which yields MSQSLDIFKPDLHFDKTSSVDLNALWDRGIRGLILDLDNTLVAWRSSDIPPDVLAWAHRANGMGFALCVASNTRRYARLSKICDAIGATYVSGVSKPRRAGFRNAVWKMSLAKSQVAVIGDQLLTDILGARRLGLMAIYVDRIAQRELFITKFNRRIEGMILRRLAKAGKMPPRQTGREEHG from the coding sequence GTGAGCCAATCGCTGGACATCTTCAAGCCCGACCTCCACTTCGACAAGACGTCGTCGGTGGACCTGAATGCTCTGTGGGACCGGGGCATTCGCGGGCTCATCCTGGACTTGGACAATACGCTTGTTGCGTGGCGCTCGTCGGACATCCCTCCGGACGTCCTTGCCTGGGCGCACCGAGCGAACGGGATGGGTTTTGCGCTCTGTGTTGCCAGCAACACCCGGCGCTATGCGCGCCTGTCCAAGATTTGCGATGCCATCGGCGCAACGTACGTCTCAGGCGTCTCCAAACCGCGCAGGGCGGGCTTCCGTAACGCCGTGTGGAAGATGAGCCTCGCGAAGTCGCAGGTGGCCGTAATAGGGGATCAGCTGCTTACGGACATCCTCGGAGCGAGGCGGTTGGGGCTGATGGCAATCTACGTCGACCGCATCGCCCAAAGGGAGTTGTTCATCACGAAGTTCAATCGCCGCATAGAGGGGATGATACTGCGGCGGTTGGCCAAGGCAGGCAAGATGCCTCCACGCCAGACGGGACGGGAAGAGCATGGCTGA
- the mltG gene encoding endolytic transglycosylase MltG, whose product MRRRHQPRPLFWIALTVFILLAGMLGITLFGPASGSRRSVDVTIPPGSTTARIARILQRRGLINNALAFRALARLDGEPTIEAGVYRLAPSMSTARILHELRLGASVRVVRITIPEGFTIDQIGARAAEVPGVSAADWVFLASRRGSSFATTFGAPPNLEGYLFPDSYDFARGTTDREIIQTMLDNFGKKVLEPLADDLRASEKRGYSLGQVITMASLIEREAKVKSDQPLIAGVLYNRLSRKMPLQVDATVQYVVGHKERLLYSDLEVDSPYNTYKVTGLPPGPICNPGLGAIRAALHPATVPYLYYTANPDGTHVFTRTLEEHVLATQESRAEANGG is encoded by the coding sequence ATGAGACGACGACACCAGCCACGACCGCTGTTCTGGATCGCGCTCACGGTGTTCATCCTGTTGGCGGGCATGCTCGGCATCACGCTGTTCGGCCCGGCTTCCGGCTCCAGGCGAAGCGTGGATGTCACCATCCCGCCCGGCTCCACCACCGCCCGCATCGCGCGGATCCTTCAACGGCGCGGCCTCATCAACAACGCGTTGGCCTTCCGCGCGCTCGCGCGCCTCGACGGAGAGCCCACTATTGAGGCAGGGGTATACCGGCTCGCGCCATCCATGTCGACCGCGCGCATCCTGCATGAACTAAGGCTGGGGGCGAGTGTTCGCGTAGTGCGCATCACGATTCCGGAAGGCTTCACGATTGACCAGATCGGCGCACGCGCCGCCGAGGTTCCGGGTGTGAGCGCCGCTGATTGGGTTTTCCTGGCGTCCCGGCGCGGCTCGTCATTCGCCACGACGTTCGGAGCGCCGCCCAACCTGGAGGGCTACCTTTTTCCTGATTCGTATGACTTCGCCCGAGGGACAACGGACCGGGAGATTATTCAGACGATGCTGGACAACTTCGGGAAGAAAGTCCTCGAGCCGTTGGCGGACGATCTACGCGCGAGCGAGAAGAGGGGATACAGCCTCGGGCAGGTGATCACGATGGCCAGCCTCATTGAGCGCGAGGCGAAGGTCAAATCGGATCAGCCGCTGATCGCCGGTGTGCTGTACAACCGGCTGAGCAGGAAGATGCCGCTGCAAGTGGACGCAACCGTGCAGTATGTGGTTGGCCACAAGGAACGCCTGCTCTACAGCGACCTGGAGGTAGATTCGCCCTACAACACGTACAAGGTGACCGGATTGCCGCCGGGACCGATCTGCAACCCCGGCCTCGGCGCGATTCGGGCCGCGCTTCACCCCGCCACAGTGCCCTACCTGTATTACACCGCCAATCCGGACGGGACACACGTTTTCACGCGGACCCTCGAAGAGCATGTCCTGGCGACGCAGGAGTCGCGGGCTGAGGCAAACGGAGGCTGA
- the ruvX gene encoding Holliday junction resolvase RuvX — protein MITNTYIGLDVGDRRIGVAVSHLGTMALPLEVITRDGRELNRIADLARDLDAAAIIAGMPYSLDGTLKPQAEKVQAFLEDLAKRVDTPIETIDERLTTAQANRMLISADRKSKERKQVVDKVAATLILQAYLDRPGSGEAR, from the coding sequence GTGATCACGAATACTTACATCGGACTGGACGTTGGGGACCGGCGCATCGGCGTGGCCGTGAGCCACTTGGGGACAATGGCGCTGCCGCTGGAGGTTATCACGAGAGACGGCCGCGAACTGAATCGCATTGCAGACCTGGCGCGCGACCTCGATGCAGCGGCCATTATCGCGGGGATGCCATACAGCCTCGACGGAACGCTCAAGCCACAGGCGGAGAAGGTGCAGGCGTTTCTGGAGGATCTTGCTAAGCGGGTTGACACACCGATCGAAACCATAGACGAACGCCTCACAACCGCTCAGGCGAACCGTATGCTGATCAGCGCCGACCGCAAATCGAAGGAGCGAAAACAGGTGGTGGACAAAGTCGCGGCAACCCTTATCCTTCAGGCTTATCTGGACCGTCCGGGCTCCGGAGAAGCGCGATGA